DNA sequence from the Coffea eugenioides isolate CCC68of chromosome 9, Ceug_1.0, whole genome shotgun sequence genome:
ACATATTATCAAACATAAGATTAAGATAAGCTATAAGTTTTATAGCAGCAGATCAAACTACCAAAATCAATTATCACATGATCGCATAAATGAATCAACTTTATCACCATAGCAAATCAGCAGTACAAAGGTCAAACTACCACCAAATGGATCAAATATTCCTAGAAATAGGACAATCATATATATAACCAAATACATAAATGAACGAACTTTATCACCAAACCAAATCAGTATCACTAAATACGCACTAACACCAAAATCAATTCCAGAACTAACAACATGTATAtcaaaagaatttaaaagatTTAGCAGAAAGAATAAACTTTTGGTTACCTTATTCCAAATGTTCCCTGCAAAACTTTTCCTCACACACATGAGGTTGACATTGTTAATGCATTAGTATTACCCAATTAAATATATTAACATGTGCACAAAAAGCAGTTATACATGTATCATAGGTTATTTGCAAATTATGACAAATTTCAATGTAAAAAATACAGTTTCAACATACCTTGGCTTGGAGATTCTGATTAGGAGATGTAACACACTTCCAATGAATCCTGTTCCTACCACAAATACAagtaaagcaaaaaaaaaaaattcaaaaagctaAGTCAATTGATTGTTATGATTTGTTTTCAAATGGATGAAAGATGGTTCCAGACAACAATACCTTTGTTGAGCAAACCCAAAAACTAAGAAAAGGGGATGAATTGATGGCCAACACTTGATGCTATAAGTTTTTTAATAATTAGCATTAATTTTGTCTTAACCATCCTGGTTCTAGAATGGTTGGGAGTGGTAAAGATAGCTAAAAAGACAATCTTTTAAATTAGACCTTAAACCAAAATACATGAAGTTGAAGCAGCAGAATTTGAATAGTAACACCTATCTAGCCAACTTCGTGCAATTATCCCTAATAATTGTGTCTAATAAATCATTTGTAGTAAACCTTTGCAGTGAATGGAATTTAGCCAGCTAAGAAGTCTAGAAGTCTAATCAGTTACATCAAATCAATGTTCTCCAACCTTTAATTTGCAACTCACTAAAAAGACCAGTACAACAAACTCACATTCCTAAAATACCCCTCTCTCATTAATTTCTTTCACTAATTACCTACTAAACCACATTCTCTCCAATTTAATTAGAGACTAAGGACGTTTAAATAATTACAACCACACAAAAGCTATTATCACTTATACCCACAACTAAAAAGACAACCAAAATAATCATACATTTCCAAAATACCCATAAAAAGACACAACCCCATTTCTGGAAATGTATGACAAAAGAATTCACCATAAGTTGTAGTTTGTGTTGTACCTACCATATAAACTTTAAATGTATAAATATGAGAATATCTCTGTAAACATACCCAAACACATGCTGCTATAAGTTGTACCAAAAGCTTTAAAAAAGCTACATATTATTTCATATTTCCAAAATGCCCCTACCCATACGGTTGAAATTCAAAGCCCTCTTTGACTAAAACTCATTCTTATACAGTATAAGGAATTGGTAGCTAAGAGATATTCCGGTAATTACACCAGCACACAAGCATACATGGATTGTACAAAATGCAAAAACGATTGCACACTCATAACACATTCCATCAATACCTAGGTGGCTCATCAATGACaactttaaatgtattaaaATTGGAAATTATTGGTAGTTAAGGGATATTTCAGTAATTACACCAACACACAAGCATATGTAGGTTGTACAACATACAAAAACGGTTGCACACTCATAACACATTCCATCAATACCCAGATGGATCATCAATGAGaactttaaatgtattaaaTGGGATCATTTCAATAAACATATCCAAATACAAGCTTCGTTAAGTTGTACATAAAACTTTTAAGCTAATGCATAATATTAAGGATTCCCAAAATAACCCCACCCTTGCGGTTGAAATCTTTGCcctaaactcattcttatatagtataatgATATATAATCGAatcggctcgcgagctaacgaacTGAATATCTttaaactcgagttcgagctcgatttCGATTTGGTCGGTTCAAACTCAACTTGAACTCAATATTGATCGAACTCGAATTGAGTTCGGACTCGAACTGCTCGCGAGCAACTTGCGAGCACGTTGATTCGTTTACAATCCTAGTTACAACAAAATGGCTTCATCTTGGAAGGATGAATCTACGTACTTAACTGATTGATTGATCACGGAGTTTAGGTCCTAGTACTCCTGGCAAATGGAGTAAAGTACTAACTAAGGTTGAGTAATCATAGATCTCAAAAATCATTTGCTGGTGGATTCTCGATGCTATATTTGCAGCTGGCAAAGGTTATCATAATTAAGCCAAGAGGACAAGTAATCAAGCTAAAGAAGAAAGCACTAGAAGGGAAGATCAAGCTAAAGAAGTAATCATAGAATGTTTTTTCCAGATGGAATTGGAGTGATTATGAAAACACGAAGGACGAAATTGGTTTAAATTGATCAACACAAAAAGTTTCACCATTATAGATTGCTTTtaccccaaaaataaaaaataaaaattttctgcaattactAAATAAACAAATACATGGATTGAAAATTCGAATGCTTGGAAGTAATTCTAGATCAGTTTACAATTTTGCTTTGCTTTGTCCAAAGTTATTTTGTACACCTAAAGTCTCATTTGTACGTTTTCGTTATTTAATTGTACATTGAAGTCACAATTGtgtattttgttttcattgTACGAACTATTCCAACAATAATCATGCTCTTTCGAATTTTTTACGTTGCAACTTGCGGAGGGTTACTAAACTGAACATGCATGTCACTAGTCGAAACTTTTTGAATGCGTATACTTTCATCATTTTGTCCCCGAGTTTCTAAAAGCCAGACCACAAGTATAATTACACTAAAGAAGAAAGCATTAAAACGTAAGTCTTTCTTTTTAGTAACACTTTCCCAAAGATGGAACTGTTTTAACTGTGAAAACGTGATCAAGGTCGAAATTTGTATTAGCTGTTCAACACAAGAGTTCAACTATTATAGCTTGCCTTCTACCCCGAGTTTCTACCCCACaagagtaatttttttttcaacaaacgaaaatattaatatatatatatatatatatatatatatattaacactTAAAAGAACAAtaattaattacaaaaagggGCAATTACCCTCTCATCCTTCCTAGCTACTTCTATTAGCCAAATTGCGAAATCATTTACCCATTCTACGTCATTAACTAGTTTTGTTGCAAAATGTGCTAACATATGACTTGCTACATTAACTGTTCTAGATACAAAAGAAATTATGCATTGGTCAAAACCTTGTGTTGATTCACCAATGTCTTCTAGACTCCAAAATGGTTGCTAGATGTCCATCCTGCACATTGTTGTTACTAATTTGGTCAATGACTGTTTTGCAGTTTGATAGGATTGCAATTTTCCTTTAACCTGCTTTTCTTGTCATTTGGAGTGCCATTCTAATGGTTAACATTTCTTCCATTAGAgcatctcttttcttcctttataCTAATCCCTTTGCTCTCACGATCTTTCCTGTCCAATGCCTTGCAATTATTCCTTTCCCTGCTCTGATCATCCCTGCATTTATAGCTGCATCCATATGGATTCTGATGATTCTCTCTTGTGATGGTACATTTCTCTGTTCCATCTGGTTTGGAGCTGCTCCTCCTTGTTTCTCCATTGTTTCCTGTCATGTTGCCTCTTCAAATTCAATCCATTCTTGTTGTGCCTTCATAACAATGTCTCTTGCTTCTCCTTTTGCTATTCAAACACTAACTTGTTTCTTGCTTTCCATATCAACCATAAGATGTTTGTTGTCAGGTTGATTTGTTCCATGCCTTGTTCCTTCGTTCTTGTCTGAACTACAGCCTCCCACCATCGCCACATGTTAGTTTGGAGATCCCTTAGTCCTTCCCATCTTACTGGTGCTATCTTCCAGACCATTTGGGCAATTGGACATTGGAAGAACATGCGTTCCATTGTTTCTACTTCCTCTCCACAAACGGTGCATATGTTGTCTCCTTTTCTTGTCCTGTAAACAACATGAATTATGGAACAatatgaattacaatataaatacAGCTGATATAAGGCATGGTAACATAGACAACTAAGCAAACACCCACGAGAAAAAATTCTTGCCATTAATTCCATTTGACTAAGTAAATCACTTGCAAACTCAGGTACGGGAAAAGAACTTATTAGTTGTCAAGAAAAACAGTTTATGTTCCTGACAAACTCAGCCAAAAGGCTAAAAACTCTACCACATATTATTGATGGTGGTGTGGATAAAACCAGGCTTCGGATCCTCTGACGCAATAAGGGCAGCCCTCTACCAGGGGTGACCTTTCTGCCTCAAATTTCTTCAATGCTGGTCTTTTCAATCCTCCAATCTCTTACCCTTCCTTTTTAGTGCTGCCACTTCCATGTTGTCCAGCAGCGTTCCTCCGCCATGCTTTCCACTACAAATGGAACATGTGATGCCCCGTTGACCTCTAGGAACCACCACATCAGCTTCTGAATTCTCACAAGTCATAGCCATCTCTTTTCCAGTCTCTAAGTTGCTGGACGTGTCCAAAACTCTTGGTTCTTTTTTGTCACCACTGCAGTCGCTGATTTTGTCATTGTAATCACTATCTTGGCCGGATACATTAGCATAATTGCTACCACTAAAACTAGCATTTGATCCA
Encoded proteins:
- the LOC113783593 gene encoding uncharacterized protein LOC113783593 codes for the protein MEFAYHSKFYALDMLVVAQEIGHIFILTCTPESILVANSDCSGDKKEPRVLDTSSNLETGKEMAMTCENSEADVVVPRGQRGITCSICSGKHGGGTLLDNMEVAALKRKGKRLED